In Cryptomeria japonica chromosome 10, Sugi_1.0, whole genome shotgun sequence, a genomic segment contains:
- the LOC131063439 gene encoding uncharacterized protein At1g66480, producing MGNAAASSRTGRQVKVMKLDGEVLKFKVPITVDQLLQDYPNHVILLSDAVRHVGVRARPLEGSTQLMPKQLYFLLEMPKIEAFHGPGRVRSGINMSAQSRLEAMLLARRSSSDITGLTSSSSPCAVSGNSSPMRGEDGSIRVKVRVSKAQLARITLESENSSETAAKIVDLCLDDAEPKKIESCSSNLVINEGFETPRRSCTKTVKNRVRFLSDVPNAEAD from the exons ATGGGTAACGCGGCTGCATCATCCAGAACAGGGCGCCAGGTGAAAGTGATGAAATTGGATGGCGAAGTTCTGAAATTTAAGGTCCCCATAACGGTGGATCAGCTTCTGCAAGATTACCCAAATCATGTTATATTGCTCTCTGATGCTGTTCGTCATGTGGGCGTTCGAGCCAGGCCTCTGGAGGGATCCACACAGCTTATGCCCAAACAGCTCTATTTTCTGCTCGAGATGCCCAAAATTGAGGCTTTTCATGGCCCCGGGAGGGTTCGATCTGGGATCAACATGAGCGCCCAGTCGCGGCTGGAAGCCATGCTTTTGGCTCGGAGGTCGAGCTCTGATATCACTGGGCTTACTTCTAGTTCTTCTCCTTGTGCAGTTTCTGGGAATTCGTCCCCCATGAGAGGGGAAGATGGATCCATTAGGGTTAAAGTGAGGGTGAGCAAAGCGCAACTGGCTCGAATAACTCTGGAAAGCGAGAACAGTTCCGAAACTGCCGCAAAGATTGTGGACCTCTGCCTTGACGACGCAGAACCCAAAAAAATTGAGTCTTGTAGCTCCAATTTGGTTATAAATGAGGGCTTTGAAACGCCCCGCCGTTCCTGCACGAAAACTGTG AAAAACAGGGTGAGATTTCTTTCTGATGTCCCAAACGCAGAAGCTGACTGA